The DNA sequence TTCGCTCTTCGTGGGCAAGGCGCCGGCCATCGACCTGGCCACGGTGCAGGAGCTTTTGGGCGGGTCGCGGCTCTACAGCATCTTCGACTTCACCGACGCGGTGGCCGCCCGCTCCCTGGCCCGGGCCCTGAGCTCCTACAACCAGCTCGACTCCCTGGGCGAGCCGGCGGTGCGCGTCTTGGCCATGCTCACCCGGCTGTTCCGGCAGCTATTGGAGACGCGGGCGGTGCTGGACCAGGGCGGCGATCAGGGCGCGGTGCAGCGCACCCTGCGCACCCCGCCCCAGGCCACCGAGACCCTGGTGAAGCGGGCGCGGCGCGAGAGCGCGGCCAGCCTGGCCAAGGCCCTGAAGCTGGTCTTGGCCGCCGACGTGGCCCTGAAGTCCTCGCCCGGCTCGGACCGGGTGATCATGGAACGCCTGGTTTTGGATATATGCGCCTAGGGGTGGCGTCAGAATGGCAAAACAACGGCCTGGACCGGCAAATGCCGATCCAGGCGCGTAAATCGTCGATTAAGAGCGCCGAGAGGCTAGAGGCCCGCTACCTGGCTGGACAGGCGGGAAACCTTGCGCGAGGCGTTCTTCTTGTGCAGCACGCCCTTGCTGGCGGCCTTGTCGATCACCGGCACGGCCTTGCTCAGAGCGGTCTGGGCGGCCTCGGCGTCGCCGGCCTCGATGGCCTGACGGACCAGTTTGACCACCGAGCGCACGCGGGTGCGGTAAGCCTTGTTGCGAGCGTTGCGCTTAAGGTTTTGGCGGGCCCTTTTAAGGGCCGAAGCATGGTTAGCCAACGGTACTTCCTCCGAATAAGTTCAGGCTCCGGGCGTTTAGGGCCCATCGCCCCGACAGACCCAAACTTTTAACGGTAGCCGGGCGTACTGTCAAGAGGTTTTGATGGAAAAAGGCAGCGAACAGCACAAGATGACCCGCGCCGCTGGGGTGGTGGGCCTGGCCACCCTGGCTTCGCGCGTGCTGGGTTTCGTGCGCGACGTGGTCATCGCCTATTTCTTCGGGGCCGGGGCTGCGGCGGACGCCTTTTTCGTGGCCTTCCGCATCCCCAACCTGCTCCGGCGGCTGTTCGCCGAAGGCACCCTGACCATCGCCTTCATACCCGTGTTCACCGAGGTGCTCAAGAAAAAAGGGCGCGAGGAGGCCTTTCTCCTGGCCCGCTCCACCCTTTCGCTCCTAGCCCTGAGCCTCTTGATCGTAACCGTCCTGGGGGTGGTCTTCGCGCCCGAGGTGGTGCGGGCCATCGCGCCGGGCTTCACCCCCGGGGCGGGCACCTTCGGCCTGGCCGTGGAGCTGACCCGCTGGTGCCTCCCCTACATATTCTTCATCAGCCTAGTGGCCCTGGCCGGGGGGGTGCTCAACTCCATGGGCCACTTCTTCGCTCCGGCGGCGGCCCCGGCTCTGCTCAACCTTTGCATCATCGCGGCGTCGGTGGGGCTCTCGGGCTATGTGGACCCGCCGGTGTTCAGCCTGGCCCTGGGCGTGATCCTGGGTGGGGCGGCCCAGCTTCTGATGCAGCTGCCCTACCTCCGGGCCAAGGGAGTGCCCTTCCGGCCCGCCTGGGACATCAAAAACCCGGCCCTCCGGCGCATGTTGCGCCTCATGGTCCCGGCCATCTTCGGGGCGGCGGTGTACCAGGTGGCCGTGCTCATGGACACCATCCTGGCCTCGTTTTTGCCCAGCGGCACGGTCAGTTATCTCTACTACGCCGACCGGCTGATCCAGTTCCCCCTCGGCATATTCGCCATCGCGGTGTCCACGGCCATCCTGCCCAGCCTCTCGCGCCAGGCGGCGGACAACGACCAGGCCGCGCTGCTGAACACCATGCGCTACGGCCTCAGGCTTATCCTGTTCATCACCGTGCCAGCCATGGTGGGGCTATTGGTCCTGGCCCGGCCCCTGGTGGTGTTGCTGTTCATGCGCGGCGAGTTCACCCTGGACACGGCCAGCCAGACCGCCGGGGCGGTGATGGGCCTGGCCACGGGGCTGTGGGCCATCGCTGGAGTGCGGGCCGTGGTACAGGCCTTTTACGCCAAGAAGGACATACGCACCCCGGTGATCGTGGCCGCGCTGTGCCTGGTGGTCAAGCTGGTGCTCTCCCTGGCCCTGATGTGGCCGCTCAAGCAGACCGGCCTGGCCCTGGCCACCTCGGCCTCGGGCATCACCAACCTGATTCTCCTGCTGTTCCTATTGCGGCGCAAGCTGGGGCTCCTGGGCGGGCGCAGCCTGCTGCGCTCGGGCCTGGGCACCTGCGCGGCGGCGGCCTTCATGGGCCTGGTGGTGGGGCTCATCGCCTTTGGTCCGGACTGGGGCGCGGAGAGCGGGGCCCTGTGGCGCTGGGCCCGTCCGGCCGCGGCCCTCCTCGCCGGGGTGGGGGTCTACTTCCTGGCCGCCAAGCTCATGCGCCTTCGGGAGCTGGGCGAGCTGTGGCAGGTGTTTCGCGGCAGGCGGGCGTAGGGTTTAGGGAAGAAAAAAGAAGTAGGTAATAGAAAGAAAGACGCGGGAAAATCTGCCCGCTGGGGTGTGGCCTAATATGACCCAAGGGCGGCGCCGCCCTGGTGGAGCGCCCCGCCCCCGCCATGATAGAGGCTACCGGCTGGTAGACCAGGGGCCAGACAGCGCCCCGCCCCGGAACCAACTCACCGGCTTTCCTTTTTCAAAACTCTTTCTGGATTTTTGGCCTGCCATAACCCAGCGGCAAACCGCAGTGCGGCGGACCGGCCCCTTACTGGGCCGCCGGCCCCTCGATGCGCTCCAGGATCTTGCCGTTCTCATCCACCAGGTAGAGGCTGAACCCGTCGTCGCGGGCGGCCTCGCCGATCTGTTCGCGGTGCATGGCCTCCACGGTGCGTTGCACGTCCGGGTCCACGGGCAGGCGGCCCATGAGGATCAAGGCATGGTCCTTCTCGGCGGTCACCGGGATGAAGCGCTCGCCCGCCTCGTCCTCCAGGCCCAGGAAGTTCTCGTAATCCTTGCCGCGCTGGGTGATCACCCAAACGTACTTGCTTTCGTCGGTCTTATCGCTCATGGCTCTCTCCGGGCCGAAATTGTCGTGTGCCTAAAACTTAGGGTCTGAGAAGCTTCCCGTCAAGGCGGGGCTTGCGCGGGGGGTGCGTGGCGGCCATTATTAATCCATGTGCACCTGCCGGGAATACAAAGAGCCCTACCGCCCGCCCAGCCCGGGCGGCGCGGCCCGCCGCCGGGCCCTCTTGGCTGCTAGCGCGGCGGCTTGCCCGGGCCCCGGCTCCCCGAAGCAACCCGAGGATACGCCCCAAGGCAGCGCCTCCCTTGCGCGCCCCGCCCGCCCGCGCTAGAGTAGCCCCTCCACACGCTGGAGAAAGGCAATAAGCGCATGGGACTGCTCAAGGGACGGGCCAGCATCACCCGCTACAAGGTCAGCGGCGAGCCGCCCGCCGGCTTCTGGGACTTCATCGACCGCCGGGTGAAAGCCCACGTCTTTAAGGACATCGAGAACAGCACCGAGGAGATCTCGGTGGGCTGGTGTTCCATCAACGATTTCCTGGACACCGAGTTCGCCTTCATGGCCTACGCCATGGAGCCCTACGTGCTCTTGGGCCTGCGGGTGGACCAGCGCAAGGTGAGCGCTTCCCTGCTCAAGAAATACCACCGCCTGGAGATGGACAAGGCCCTGAGCTTCATGGACGAGGGCCGCAAGCTGGGCCGGGTGCGCCGCGAGGAGCTAAAGGACAAGGCCCGCTTGGGCCTCTTGGCCCGCATACCGCCCGAGACCAAGCTCTACGAGGTGATCTGGGACACGGCCAGCAATGAACTGTGGCTGGGCGCGGGCAGCCGCAAGGTGCTGGACCTGTTTGAGGAGCATTTCGTGGCCAGCTTCGGCCTGGAGCTGACCCCCCGCCTGCCCTTCCTGGTGGCGCGCGACCTGCTGGCCGGTAGCCTGGACCTGGCCCGCCTGGAAGAAGCCCGCCCCTGGGGACCCCTGGCCGTGGAGGCGTAGCAGATGGACCTGATGGAGCTGCTCAATCAGAAGGTTTTCCTGGGCCAGGAGTTCCTTACCTGGCTGTGGTACTTGGGCGAAAACGAAGGCGGGGCCGACCTGGGCGAGCTGAACTGGGTGGAGGTGGCCCTGGGCGAGCGCTTGGTGCTGGGCCCGGCCATGGGCGCTGAGGGCTCGCGGGTGACGGTCAGCGGAGCCGAGGGCTCCCTGGCCGAGGCGCGCGAGGCCCTGCGCCAGGGCAAGCTGGTGGAGTCGCTGCGCCTCAACCTGGAGATTCACGGCGAGGAGTATGCGCTCAGCCTGGACGCGGCCGAGCTGGCCGTGAAGAGCCTGAAGCTGCCCAGCGCCGGCCCGGCCGGCGAGGAGCCGGATGGGCTGGAGGGCCTGGCCCTGGAGCGGGTGGCGCTCATGGAAAGCGCCCTAAAGGCGGTGGACGGCCTGTTCAAGATGTTCCTGGCCCAGCGCCTGGACAACATCGAAGGGCCCCAGCTGCGCGAAACCCTGACCGCCTGGGCCGCCGAGGAGGGCTAGCCCCTCCCGGCCGCGGCGTGGGCCTCGCGGGCCCGCGCCAGGCAATAGACGCCCAGCTCCGGGTCGTCGCCTTCCACGTCGAAGCAGAAGCCGTCTCCGCCGTACATGCCGTCCGGAATCAGATTGCCCAGCTCCTCGGGGTCGTTGACCTCATCCCCGAAAAAGCAGATGGAGAGCATCAGCTCGTCGGCGCCCAGGGGCACCACGTCGGCCATGGCGAACAAGGGCCGCTCGCGCCCGGCCGGCCGCTGGGCCAGATCCCAGCGCAGGCTGTAGCTCACCCCCGGGCGGGGCAAAAAGGTCTCTTTTACCCCGGGAAGCGCGCGCACGCCCGCCAGGAAGCTCTGGTATATCCCCTTCAGGGCTGCCTGCTCGCCGGGCCACTCCGCCAAAAACTGCTCCAGGGTCATATCGCTACCGGTGTCGCTCATGAGTCGCATCCTCGGGTTGATCAAGGTATGGCCGACACATAGCACAAAGCGGCCCGCCTGGCCACAAAAAGCCCTACATTCATCAGGTTTTTATCGGGAGACTAGGGTTCCAGGTGGTGCAAATGGGGGCTCCGCTCCAGGATGGCGCGCAGGGAGCGCTCGGTGCGGCGCAGGTGGGCCAGGTTGCGGATGATCAGAGTAAGGCCCAGGCTGATGAGTCCCAGGCAAACCGCGATGAGCGGGGCCAGGTAGCCGATGTTGTCCCAGAAGTGATAGAGCCGCGAGGTCACCACCAGCAGCGAGATGATGCCCATGGGCACGGCCAGCACCGCCAGGCCGGTGCGCACCGCCGCCAGCAGGGTGCGCTTCTGGGCCAGGAGGAACTGGGCCTCGTTGATGAGGATGCCTTCGGGCTCGGGCTGGGTGGTCTCTTCCAGGGGCAAGGCTTTCTCCCCGGCGACCTAGCGCCGCCGGCGGCGCACCCAGGCCACCAGGCCCACGGCCGAGGCCAACAGCAGGCCGCTGGCCGGCTCCGGGGTGCCCGCGCTGGGGGTGGTTTTGTCGAAAAACACCGAATTGATCTGGATGTTGGCGTCGCGCACCGGGCTGTAGTTGGAGCCGTACTGGTCGTTGAGCCAGGAGAAGCGGATGGTGTAGAGGCCGTCACTGAATATCTGGGCGGTCTGCTGGCCCACATAGGCCTTGTCGTCGCTGGCCGGGATGTACATGGTCTGGCCGGTGATGGACTCCTTCACGTGGAAGGCGCTGTACCAGTTAGTGCCCAGGTAGCCGCGGTTGATGACCTCCAGGCCGTAGGTCCACTCCCCGGCGGTGAGGTAGACCTCGTACTCCACCCACCCGCTCCAGGCGGTATAGGTGGCCCCGCCGGCCAGGTCGGTCCAGCCCTTGCCACTGGAGCCGCTGGCGCTGTAGGCCGAACCGGCCAGGATCAACTCGGCCGAGTCGAAGTTGTCAGCCCGGGCCGTATGGGCCGAGGCCCACAACAGACCCAGGGCCAACAGGCAGGCCAGGAGGCTATGTGACCAGGAAAATCGCATACGCGGATAGCTTCCCACAAATTGATTGTTTTAATTGTAATGGGAAAATCGTCTGGAGGCCAGGGGGTTTCCGGAGCATGGGGCAGCGGGGCGGCGAGAAATAAGAGGTTGGGAATAAGGAAAGAGGGGTGGTGGCTGATGTTGCTAATCCGCCAAGACCACATCTTGTCGTACGCAAAAAAAGGCCGCTACGGCTTGCCGTTAAAGCGAACGGCGTCTCCACTGCAAGTCACACTTGACCAACAATTAGTACCTAAGTTGGTCCCGAGAGAGTCACAAGCGACATTAACAAACCCGTCCGCACCCTTCCGATAGCCTTTTATTCGCAGTTGCTCAAGAGCATTACCCGTCGTCGCTGCATCATCCCACATCCAGTGCTTGCAAGACGTAGCCTTCATTTGGCCGAGAAACTCTAAAACCGGCGGATATTCATCCGATCCGCGATAAATTTTGATCTTGAAGGCTGCGTTGCGTTCTGCCGGCGGCACCTTATTAACGTCCATGACATCCACAAAGGGGACACAGCCGGCGGATAAAGCCATGAGTAAAAAACAACCAAATGCCAACTTGTTAAAAAACATTTACTTTCCCAACTTCCTTTTTAACCGCAGCAAACTAACATAATCAGGATTCTCTGGGCAAATCATGCTATCAGGGCTTTAATTGTGGTGGGTGCCCGTCGAACACTCACATTCCCACCCTTCCCCTCCCCCACAAAAAAAGGAAGGCCGTGAAGGCCTTCCTCGATGCGATCAAGTTGTGGTGGAGCTGAAGGGACTCGAACCCTCGACTTCCACGTTGCGAACGTGGCGCTCTCCCAGCTGAGCTACAGCCCCACGGAACGAGGCCCGGCTTGGCTTCCGGGCCAGCGTGGGAGGAATATACCGGCGAGGCGGGGCAAAGTCAACCAATGCCCGGCATATCCCACCATGCCTAACAATATACCAGCCCTTACCTAATCGGCCCCGTCCCCCGGCCCCTAGGCTCTCGACAGCCAGGCCCCACCGTGCTAGCATCTCAGGCAAAACGGGCCTTGCGGGGCCCGGGGCGGTGGGGTGTGCCCGCCGTGCCTTTGCGGTGAAGGATTTTAGCATGAGCCGCCGAGCCGAAATTAAACGCGAGACCAAGGAAACCGAGGTCAGCCTGTCCCTGGACCTGGATGGCACCGGCCAGAGCGAAATTTCCACCGGAGTGGGCTTTTTCGACCACATGCTCACTCATGTGGCCTTCCACGGCTATTTCGACCTGAAGCTCACGGCCAAGGGCGACCTGGAAGTGGACCCCCACCACACGGTGGAGGACGTGGGCATCTGCCTGGGTCAGGCCATGAAAGAGGCCCTGGGCGAGCGCAGCGGCCTGGTGCGCTACGGCTCGTCCTTCGTGCCCATGGACGAATCCCTGGCCCAGGTGGTGGTGGACCTGTCCAACCGCCCCCTTTACAAGGGCGTGTATCAGCGCCGCCCCGGCACGGTGGGCGGCTTCGACGGCCAGCTGGCCGAGGAATTTTGGCGGGCCCTGGCGCTCAACGCCGGCCTGACCCTGCACGTGCGCCTTATTTACGGCGACAATGATCACCACATGCTGGAGGCCGCCTTCAAGGCCCTGGGACGGGCCTTGGACCAAGCCACCGCCCGGGAGGACCGCGGTCGCGGCTCTTCCTCTACCAAGGGGGTGTTATGAAAGCCCGGAGTATGGTTTCTCTCCTGGCGGCCGGCGCTTTGCTGGCCGTGGTGGCCCTGGGGCTGGGCTGCGCGCCCCCGCGGGACACCACCATCAACCGCGACCTGACCTGGGTGCCCAAGAAAATGGCGGTGCTGCCTTATCAAAAGGTGCTGCCCAACAAGGAAACCGGCCCCAGCGTGTCCTGCCCCCTCACCGGGTCGGTGTTTACTTGCGGCCAGATCGTGGTGACCGCCGAGAACACGCTCAACGAGCAGCTCAACGAGCAGCTCAAGCAGTTCTCCAAGGTGCCTTTCATCCCTTACCCCCAAGCCGGCCTGACCTATAGCGTGGTGGCCGGGCGCAGCCTTACCGACACGGTCCGCGAAGAGATCGTGGCCACGGGCAAGGAGCTGGGCGTGGACGTGGTGCTCACCGGCTTCGTCTACCGCTACCGTCAGCGCGATGGCGACGCCTACGGGGTGAACAATCCCGCCTCGGTGGCCTTCGACCTGTCGGTGGTCAGGGTGCGCGACGGTTCGGTGATCTGGAAGAACTCCTTTGACCAGACCCAGAAGTCGCTGGCGTCCGACCTGTTCAACCTCGGGCAATACATGAAGCACGGCCTGCGCTGGCTCACCGCCGAGCAGCTGTCGAACATCGGCATGACCCAGATCATGGAGACCTTCCCCTGGCGCAAGGCTCCGCCCAAGAAAAAAGAGTAGAGCCTTGGAGGCAATACCCGCCGTAGACCTGAAGGGCGGCCGCTGCGTGCGTTTGCAGCAGGGCCGCATGGACAAGGAAACCGTGTTCAGCCACGACCCGGTGGCCATGGCGCGCCATTGGGAAGAGGAAGGCGCTCGTCGCCTGCACGTGGTGGACCTGGACGGCGCGGTGGAAGGCCGCCCGGCCAACGCCGCGGTGATCGAGAGCATCTGCTCCGCCCTGAGCATTCCGGTGCAGCTGGGCGGCGGAGTGCGCGACCTGGAGGGCCTCAAGCGGACCCTGGACCTGGGGGTGGACCGGGTGATCCTGGGCACCCTGGCCGCGCGCGAGCCCTACACGGCCTTGCAAGCGGCCGAGCTGTTCCCGGGCCGGGTGGTCATCGGCATCGACGCCCGCGACGGCATGGTGGCGGTGCAGGGCTGGACCGAGGACATGGGCCTGCATTTCCTGGAGGCGGCCAAGCCCTTCGACATTCCCCAGGTGGCGGCGATCATCTTCACCGACATCTCCCGCGACGGCATGCACACCGGGCCCAACCTGGAAAGCACCGCCCAGCTCTGCCGCTCGGTGGCCGTGCCTATCATCGCCGCGGGCGGGGTGCACGACCTGGACGACGTGCGCCGCCTGATGGAGCTGGCTCCCGCTGGCCTGGCCGGGTTCATCACCGGGCGGGCCATATACGAAGGCACCCTGGACCTGGCCGAGGCCATCGCGCTGGCCGCCTCGGCCTGACCCCGCCCCAGCTGGAGATCGTGGCAATTTGGTGAAACCCTTGCGGGGCGCCCCGGCCCCGGCCAGAGTATAGGCAGGCAACCCCGTTCAGGATGATCATGTGAAGCCTCCCCAGCCAGCATCCCCGGAACCGGAGACCGCCCCGCCGGCCAAAAAGGGCCCCTCCCGCCTTGGCCTGGTCCTCAGCGTCCTGGGCCTGGTGGCGGTGGTGGTCCTGATGATCGTGTTCTGGAAGCCGCTGATGGACTACACCTGGCAGCTGTGGGAGCTGTTGCAGGACAAGGAGGCCTTCCGGGCGCGCATCGAATCCTACGGGGCCTGGGCCCCGGCGGTCTTCATCGTCTTC is a window from the Desulfarculaceae bacterium genome containing:
- the rpsT gene encoding 30S ribosomal protein S20; amino-acid sequence: MANHASALKRARQNLKRNARNKAYRTRVRSVVKLVRQAIEAGDAEAAQTALSKAVPVIDKAASKGVLHKKNASRKVSRLSSQVAGL
- the murJ gene encoding murein biosynthesis integral membrane protein MurJ, giving the protein MEKGSEQHKMTRAAGVVGLATLASRVLGFVRDVVIAYFFGAGAAADAFFVAFRIPNLLRRLFAEGTLTIAFIPVFTEVLKKKGREEAFLLARSTLSLLALSLLIVTVLGVVFAPEVVRAIAPGFTPGAGTFGLAVELTRWCLPYIFFISLVALAGGVLNSMGHFFAPAAAPALLNLCIIAASVGLSGYVDPPVFSLALGVILGGAAQLLMQLPYLRAKGVPFRPAWDIKNPALRRMLRLMVPAIFGAAVYQVAVLMDTILASFLPSGTVSYLYYADRLIQFPLGIFAIAVSTAILPSLSRQAADNDQAALLNTMRYGLRLILFITVPAMVGLLVLARPLVVLLFMRGEFTLDTASQTAGAVMGLATGLWAIAGVRAVVQAFYAKKDIRTPVIVAALCLVVKLVLSLALMWPLKQTGLALATSASGITNLILLLFLLRRKLGLLGGRSLLRSGLGTCAAAAFMGLVVGLIAFGPDWGAESGALWRWARPAAALLAGVGVYFLAAKLMRLRELGELWQVFRGRRA
- a CDS encoding recombination-associated protein RdgC, whose translation is MGLLKGRASITRYKVSGEPPAGFWDFIDRRVKAHVFKDIENSTEEISVGWCSINDFLDTEFAFMAYAMEPYVLLGLRVDQRKVSASLLKKYHRLEMDKALSFMDEGRKLGRVRREELKDKARLGLLARIPPETKLYEVIWDTASNELWLGAGSRKVLDLFEEHFVASFGLELTPRLPFLVARDLLAGSLDLARLEEARPWGPLAVEA
- a CDS encoding PEP-CTERM sorting domain-containing protein; translated protein: MRFSWSHSLLACLLALGLLWASAHTARADNFDSAELILAGSAYSASGSSGKGWTDLAGGATYTAWSGWVEYEVYLTAGEWTYGLEVINRGYLGTNWYSAFHVKESITGQTMYIPASDDKAYVGQQTAQIFSDGLYTIRFSWLNDQYGSNYSPVRDANIQINSVFFDKTTPSAGTPEPASGLLLASAVGLVAWVRRRRR
- the hisB gene encoding imidazoleglycerol-phosphate dehydratase HisB encodes the protein MSRRAEIKRETKETEVSLSLDLDGTGQSEISTGVGFFDHMLTHVAFHGYFDLKLTAKGDLEVDPHHTVEDVGICLGQAMKEALGERSGLVRYGSSFVPMDESLAQVVVDLSNRPLYKGVYQRRPGTVGGFDGQLAEEFWRALALNAGLTLHVRLIYGDNDHHMLEAAFKALGRALDQATAREDRGRGSSSTKGVL
- the hisA gene encoding 1-(5-phosphoribosyl)-5-[(5-phosphoribosylamino)methylideneamino]imidazole-4-carboxamide isomerase; protein product: MEAIPAVDLKGGRCVRLQQGRMDKETVFSHDPVAMARHWEEEGARRLHVVDLDGAVEGRPANAAVIESICSALSIPVQLGGGVRDLEGLKRTLDLGVDRVILGTLAAREPYTALQAAELFPGRVVIGIDARDGMVAVQGWTEDMGLHFLEAAKPFDIPQVAAIIFTDISRDGMHTGPNLESTAQLCRSVAVPIIAAGGVHDLDDVRRLMELAPAGLAGFITGRAIYEGTLDLAEAIALAASA